The genomic region AGAAGGCCCACGAACTCGCCGCCAAGCTCGCCGGTGGCCCGCCGATCGCCATGCGCTACACGAAGCGCGCCATGGCGAAGGGCTGGGACGACACCGACGCCGGCCTCGAGATCGAGAGCATGGGCTTCGGCCACGTCGTCGGCACCGAGGACGTGCACGCGGGCATCAACGCGTTCTTCGGCGACGACGACCCCGAGTTCGAAGGCAAGTAACCCGGTTCGACCACCACCGTTTTTTCGCGCCCGAGTGCCGCCAGAGACAGGACTTTACCATCGTGGTCCCCAGCCACCGGTATGTTCACCGGGAAGACGGAGCAGCCGTGTTGTCTCTGCGACGACCCGGAGACGGCCACCCGCATCGACCTCCCACCGCGGGCGGTCCCGGAGATGAAACACGCCGACGCCATCGCGTGGCAGGACATCGTCGGCGAGGTCTCCATCCACTTCTGTGCGAACGACTGGGAGCTCGTCAGGGACCTCGTGCTCGACATGGGCATGAACCCACTCGGGCGCTGTAACGTCGCTCGCGCGTCGTTCGACCTCCGCGAGGACTTCGAGGCGCTGTTGAGCCAGACGCGGGACGAGCCGGACCACGGCCCGGTCGAGCAGCGGATGCTGGAGAAGAGCGAGGCCGTCCTCGACGACGAGGAAGCGACAGACCGGGCGCGGGTCGAGGCGCTCCTCGTCCGGTGGACCCTGTCGGAACGCCTACCCAGTTAGGGAGAACCGGCATCCTGTCTGGGGTGGTCCGGGAGGATATGACACTCCTCGATATCGTCGACCGCGTCCGCCGGCGTGAGAAGACGTTGACGTTGTTCAACCTGCCCCCCGGCTCGTCGCTCGACACCCGACTCGCCTCGTTCTTCCGGGACCAGAACCTCCGTGTCGAGGTCGACGATACCTCCGCGGCGGCACCGTGTTTCGCCACACTGACCGACGGCGAGACACTGTATACGGCGGTCGACGCGAGCGACCTGTTCGACCTGCTCGACGGGCCCGACGCCGGCCCCGACGACCTCGGTGTGGACGACTCCGCGCACGCGGCCCTGCTCGCCCCGCTGAAGGAGACCACGTTCACCAGCTACGACCGGGACGACATGATGGCCGTCACGCGCGAGATCGAAGACCGGGCCTTCCGTACGGGCAGTGGAACGCTCTCGGCCGGCTTCCAGCGACTCTCGAACTTCGACGACCAGACCGACGTGTACCGACGCCTCGCGACGACCGACCTCGACCTGCACGTGTTCGGCCAACCCGACGGCCACACCGCCGTCGATGGGGTGACCGTCCACGGGCTCGACACAGAGGAGATACGACGGACCTGGTTCGTCGTGTTCGACGGCGGTGGCCGTCCCGAGCTGAAGAGCGCCCTGCTGGCGGTCGAACGCGGTGCGGGCGCGTTCTACGGCACGTGGTCCTACGACCCGACGGTCGTGGACGAGGTGACGGAGCACCTGTTGACCCACACCGACCACGTGGCCCCCTAACGTCTCGGTTCGACAGGACGACAGGACCCGGCCAGAACCGGGAGACGGGAGGGAATACCATCGCCAGACGTACCAGAAATTAAATATGTGGGCGCGGCATTTATCAACCATAGCCTCCATGGGTCGTGTGTGGCAGAAAACGACGGTCAAGGGGCTGGTAGCTCATCGGACGGCCTCGAGGTGCTCGTCGTCGACGACGAGTCACGACTGGCAGACCTCTTCGCGGCGTGGCTCACGACGGAGTACAACGTCGAAGCGGCCTACGACGGGGAATCGGCGCTCGAGCTGATGGAAGAGTCGGTGGAGATCGTCCTGCTGGACCGACGGATGCCTGGACTCTCGGGTGACGAGGTGCTCGAACGTATCCGGGCGGACGGCTACGACTGTCGAGTGGTGATGGTCACGGCTGTCGACCCGGACTTCGACATCATCGAGATGGGCTTCGACGACTACCTCGTCAAGCCGGTCTCGAAGGACGAACTTCTCGATGTCGTCAAGAACGTCACCTCACGGTCGGACTACGAGAGCGACATCCAGGAGTACTACTCGCTGGTCTCGAAGAAGTCGCTCCTCGAGTCCGAGAAATCCGAGCGCGAACTCGACGACAACGAAGAGTACGCCGAACTGTGTGCGCGTGTCGACGAACTTCGCAACAAGGTCGACGACGCCGTCTCCGGAATGAAAGACCACGACGATTTCGTCGGGGCGTTCCAGGACCTTCCCGGCGGCAGCTAGGCCGGTTTCACGTCCGAGAACTCGAACCGAGCACCACCTTCAGCGCTTTCGACGACGCGGGTCGTCCAGCCGTGAGCACTTGCTACTTCTCGCACGACCCAGAGCCCGATGCCCAGGCCGTCCTCCGACGTCGTGAACTCCGAATCGAACGCGTTCTCCCGAACCGTTTTCGGCATCCCCTCGCCGTCGTCGGCGACGTAGAAGCCCGCGGGTCGGGTCAGTTCGGGTTCCTCGGGTGCAGCGTTGTCCTCGCCGGGGAACTCGAAGCCGCCCGTCGAGACCTCGGTCTCCCCGTCGTCGACTGTGGGGGGTTCGAGCAATCCGACGTCGATGGCGACGTCCTCGCCACCGTGTTCGACCGCGTTCCGGAACAGGTTCTCCAGCGCCCGCAGGAGCCGGGAGCGGTCGGCCGCGAGACGCATCGACTCACCCACCGTCAGGGTCGCCGACTTGGTATCGACGTTGGACCACGCCTCGCGGACGATGTCCTCGAGGTCGGTCGGCTCCGTCTCCGTGACGGTCTGGCCCTGCCGGGCGATGGCGAGCACGTCCGCGACGATGTCCTCCATGCGGTCGAGGCCGTCCTCGACGTGCTGGATGTACGTCGCGACCGAATCGTCGGTCTGCTCTTTGACCAGGTCGAGGTAGCCCTGTGAGACCCCGAGCGGGTTGCGAAGGTCGTGGCTCACGATGCTGGCGAACGCGTCGAGACGTTCGTTCTGTCGCTGGAGCTCCTGTTCGCGCTTCTTCCGTTCGGTGACGTCACGGACGACGCCGACGGTCCCGCGGAACTGCTCGTCCTCGAACGGGAGGAGCGCGATCTGGACCTCGCCCGGGAACGTCCTGCCGTCCTTGGTCTCGACGACGACCTCCTGGGTCTCGCCTTCCATGCGTCGGTCACGGACCATCCGTCGGATGATGTCACGGCCCGCCGAGATCGACTCGTCGTCGAGGATGATGGAGATGTGTTCCCCGAGCAGGCCCTCGCGGGAGTAGCCCGTCATCGACATCATCGCGTTGTTGACGGTCATGAAGTGGCCGTCGGAGTCGAGGACGTACATGCCGTCGCCGACCGTCTCGACGAGGCGCTCGTAGCGACGCAGGACGCGCTCTTGCTGGTCGATGCGCCCGCGGATGGCGATGGTGTCGAGGACGTGCGAGACGCTGCTGGCGATCTCCCTGACCGCGCTCGTCTCCATCTCGTCGAACCCCTCGTCGTCGTTCGAGTAGACCCCGAGGATGCCGTACAGCTCGTCCTCGTATGCGAGGGGGGCGATGGCGACCGCGTTGCAGTCGCGCTCGGTCGCGGTCGCCCGCCACGGGACGGCCGCCTCGTGGGCCTCGATGTCGTTGATTATCTGGACCTCGCGACTGCGCAGCGCCCGGTCGATGACCGACTGGCGACCCGACCGCCCGACCGGGAAGGTCATGCTGATGGGCCAGTCGCCGGTCTCGCTCGCGGCGACCCACGGCACGACCTGGCGCTCGCCCCGGTCGTACTCGCCGACCCAGGCGAACTTGTAGCGCCCGCCCAGGGTGAGCTGGTCGCAGACGGCCTCCTCGATGTCCATCGGGGAGGACGCGTCGACGAGCGAGCGTTTCACGTCGCGGACGACGTCTTCGGGGCGGTTGCCACCCGGTGGAGCGGCGGTGCCGTGGTTCCTGACGACGGAGTTCGCGACCCAGCCGGCGAACGCGTCGTCCGAGCCCGGCGTCCCGATGGAGTCGAGGAAGTCGACGACCTCCATGACGGCGACACCGTCGCCCCGCTCGGCGTTGTACTCCGAGAGGACGAGCAGCGGGAGGTCGGGATGGCGCTCGCGGGTCGCCTGGAAGATGGCCGGGGAGTCGAGGGCGGTCGCATCGTCGGCGACGATGCAGTCGAGGGAGCCGTCGTCGAGATGGTCGATGATACCGTCGAACCCCGCCGCGGTCAGCACGTCGACGTTCGGGTAGGACCACTCCAGGGGTGCCGCCAGCCGTTCGCGTAGCTCGGCGTCGTTGCTGATGACGAGTACGGTGCTGGTGGCGCTCATTCGGAGAGGTACACCTCGGTGTCGACCAACGACAGTTCAGCCCGGCCCCACGCGAACATCGAGTCTGTTATCGATGCTGTTCGCCGGTTCCGATAAAGACGCTTGTGGTTACCTAGCCACACACCGTGGGTGTGGGTCGGTCTGTCGCCAGCGACATTTGAACGTTCGCGGCTCAGGCTTGCCGGTAGACGAGGTTGCGCTGGATGGCGTTCGCGCCCTCGTAGATGACCGGGATGCGCACGTCGCGGTAGACCCGGGCGATGCGGCGCTCGTCGAGCACGGACCGACCGCCGTGGAGTTGCATGCCCTTCTCGGCGTTGTGGGTGGCAGTCTCGGTGGCCTTCGTCTTGGCCATGGCCGCCCAGTAGCCGGCGTTCTGTCCCGACGCGACCTTCTCGCAGGCCCGCCAGGTGAGCGACCGGGCAGACTCGAACTCGATGAGCATGTCGGCGAGGTCGTGCTGGACCGACTGGAAGTCGCTGACCTTGCGGCCGAACTCCTCGCGGTCGTGGACGAAGTCCCAGGCCTCCTCGATGGCGGCGGCAGCCAGACCGAGGCCGTGGCCGGCGACCACGACGCGACCGTGGTTGAAGAACTCCGCGAGCATCATGAAGCCGTTGCCCTCGTAGCCGATGATGTTCTCCTCGGGGATGCGGCAGTCGTCGAAGGTGATGTGGGCCTGCTTCGACGCCCGGAAGCCCATCTTCTCGGGGATGTGCTCGGCCTCGTACCCCTCGGTGTCGGTCGGAACGATGAACATCGAGTGGTTCCCGTACCGGTTGTCCGGGTTGTCGCCCGTTCTCGCGTAGACGGTCACCCAGTCGGCCTCGACGCCGTTGCCGATCCAGTACTTCTCGCCGTTGAGGACGTACTCGTCGCCGTCCTTCTCGGCGGTTGTTTGCATGCCGGCGAGGTCGCTCCCCGTCTCGGGTTCCGAGACCGCCAGCCCGGAGAGCTGCTCGCCCTCCGCGACCGGTCGGAGGTACTTCTCCTTCTGCTCCTCGTTTCCGTACTCGTACGTTATCTCGCAGCCGAAGCTGGCGAGCTGGAGGGTGAGCGCGATGCCGGCGTCGGCGCGGTAGAACTCCTCCGTGATGGCCAGTATCTCCGGGAGCGAGAG from Haloarchaeobius sp. HME9146 harbors:
- a CDS encoding PAS domain S-box protein; its protein translation is MSATSTVLVISNDAELRERLAAPLEWSYPNVDVLTAAGFDGIIDHLDDGSLDCIVADDATALDSPAIFQATRERHPDLPLLVLSEYNAERGDGVAVMEVVDFLDSIGTPGSDDAFAGWVANSVVRNHGTAAPPGGNRPEDVVRDVKRSLVDASSPMDIEEAVCDQLTLGGRYKFAWVGEYDRGERQVVPWVAASETGDWPISMTFPVGRSGRQSVIDRALRSREVQIINDIEAHEAAVPWRATATERDCNAVAIAPLAYEDELYGILGVYSNDDEGFDEMETSAVREIASSVSHVLDTIAIRGRIDQQERVLRRYERLVETVGDGMYVLDSDGHFMTVNNAMMSMTGYSREGLLGEHISIILDDESISAGRDIIRRMVRDRRMEGETQEVVVETKDGRTFPGEVQIALLPFEDEQFRGTVGVVRDVTERKKREQELQRQNERLDAFASIVSHDLRNPLGVSQGYLDLVKEQTDDSVATYIQHVEDGLDRMEDIVADVLAIARQGQTVTETEPTDLEDIVREAWSNVDTKSATLTVGESMRLAADRSRLLRALENLFRNAVEHGGEDVAIDVGLLEPPTVDDGETEVSTGGFEFPGEDNAAPEEPELTRPAGFYVADDGEGMPKTVRENAFDSEFTTSEDGLGIGLWVVREVASAHGWTTRVVESAEGGARFEFSDVKPA
- a CDS encoding DICT sensory domain-containing protein; this translates as MTLLDIVDRVRRREKTLTLFNLPPGSSLDTRLASFFRDQNLRVEVDDTSAAAPCFATLTDGETLYTAVDASDLFDLLDGPDAGPDDLGVDDSAHAALLAPLKETTFTSYDRDDMMAVTREIEDRAFRTGSGTLSAGFQRLSNFDDQTDVYRRLATTDLDLHVFGQPDGHTAVDGVTVHGLDTEEIRRTWFVVFDGGGRPELKSALLAVERGAGAFYGTWSYDPTVVDEVTEHLLTHTDHVAP
- a CDS encoding acyl-CoA dehydrogenase family protein, producing MELLEDSIVPEEALDIKAEAREFAAEHIEPNAQEYYSSGDYPTDILEAGQEVGLVAQDIPEEYGGRGLSLPEILAITEEFYRADAGIALTLQLASFGCEITYEYGNEEQKEKYLRPVAEGEQLSGLAVSEPETGSDLAGMQTTAEKDGDEYVLNGEKYWIGNGVEADWVTVYARTGDNPDNRYGNHSMFIVPTDTEGYEAEHIPEKMGFRASKQAHITFDDCRIPEENIIGYEGNGFMMLAEFFNHGRVVVAGHGLGLAAAAIEEAWDFVHDREEFGRKVSDFQSVQHDLADMLIEFESARSLTWRACEKVASGQNAGYWAAMAKTKATETATHNAEKGMQLHGGRSVLDERRIARVYRDVRIPVIYEGANAIQRNLVYRQA
- a CDS encoding HalX domain-containing protein; the protein is MAENDGQGAGSSSDGLEVLVVDDESRLADLFAAWLTTEYNVEAAYDGESALELMEESVEIVLLDRRMPGLSGDEVLERIRADGYDCRVVMVTAVDPDFDIIEMGFDDYLVKPVSKDELLDVVKNVTSRSDYESDIQEYYSLVSKKSLLESEKSERELDDNEEYAELCARVDELRNKVDDAVSGMKDHDDFVGAFQDLPGGS